Proteins from one Telopea speciosissima isolate NSW1024214 ecotype Mountain lineage chromosome 1, Tspe_v1, whole genome shotgun sequence genomic window:
- the LOC122646404 gene encoding 1-aminocyclopropane-1-carboxylate synthase-like, with amino-acid sequence MMSSTSTSSEQHKQRQLLSKIATNHGHGEDSPYFDGWKAYDNNPFHPTHNPNGVIQMGLAENQLCFDLIEDWIRRNPQASICTTEGVKEFKDIAIFQDYHGLPAFREAVAKFMGKVRGVTFEPDRIVMGGGSTGANELITFCLADPGDAFLVPSPYYPAFDRDLRWRTGVQLIPVVCESSNDFKITKAALEVSYQKAQEANINIKGIMITNPSNPLGTILDRETLQTIVSFINDKNIHLVCDEIYGATVFSQPKFISIAEIIEEDDTLNRDLIHIVYSLSKDMGLPGFRVGIVYSYNDEVVNIARKMSSFGLVSTQTQHLIASMLADDVFVERFIAESSNRLSTRYKIITRELGKVGLGCLKSNAGLFCWMDLRKLLKEATLEAEMELWHVLVNDVKLNVSPGSSFHCSEPGWFRVCFANMDNETMEVALKRIQNFEGKSRQAEVPACSSN; translated from the exons ATGATGAGTTCCACTTCCACATCAAGTGAGCAACACAAGCAGCGGCAGCTATTATCTAAGATAGCCACCAACCATGGACACGGTGAAGACTCTCCATATTTTGATGGATGGAAAGCCTACGACAACAACCCTTTCCACCCAACCCAcaacccaaatggagtcatcCAGATGGGTCTTGCGGAAAATCAG CTCTGCTTCGActtgattgaagattggattaGAAGAAACCCACAAGCATCTATCTGCACCACAGAGGGAGTCAAAGAATTCAAGGATATTGCGATCTTTCAAGACTACCATGGCTTGCCGGCCTTTAGAGAA GCTGTGGCGAAGTTTATGGGGAAAGTGAGAGGAGTCACATTCGAACCCGATCGCATAGTTATGGGTGGTGGATCCACCGGAGCCAACGAGTTGATCACCTTTTGTTTGGCCGACCCGGGTGATGCCTTCTTGGTCCCCTCACCATATTACCCAGC GTTCGATCGGGATTTGAGATGGAGAACAGGAGTGCAACTAATTCCGGTCGTTTGCGAGAGCTCTAACGATTTCAAGATCACTAAAGCAGCCTTGGAGGTATCATATCAGAAAGCCCAAGAAGCCAACATCAACATAAAGGGCATCATGATCACCAATCCATCAAACCCCTTAGGGACTATCTTGGACAGAGAGACATTGCAAACCATAGTAAGCTTCATCAACGACAAGAACATCCACCTAGTCTGTGATGAGATATACGGAGCCACTGTCTTCAGCCAACCCAAGTTCATAAGCATCGCTGAGATAATAGAGGAAGACGATACCTTGAACAGAGATCTCATACATATCGTGTATAGTCTCTCAAAGGATATGGGATTGCCAGGCTTCAGGGTTGGTATAGTTTACTCATACAACGATGAGGTCGTGAACATTGCTCGCAAGATGTCAAGCTTTGGACTAGTCTCCACACAGACGCAACATCTAATAGCATCTATGTTAGCAGATGATGTGTTTGTAGAAAGGTTCATCGCTGAGAGTTCAAATAGGCTATCAACAAGGTATAAGATCATCACAAGGGAGCTTGGTAAAGTAGGTCTTGGATGCTTAAAGAGCAATGCTGGTCTATTTTGTTGGATGGACTTGAGGAAACTTCTCAAAGAAGCAACACTAGAAGCAGAGATGGAGTTATGGCATGTCCTAGTGAATGATGTTAAGCTCAATGTTTCTCCAGGTTCTTCTTTTCATTGCTCGGAGCCTGGTTGGTTTAGGGTGTGCTTTGCAAACATGGATAATGAGACCATGGAAGTAGCTCTTAagagaattcaaaattttgaggggAAGTCAAGACAAGCAGAGGTACCTGCATGCAGTAGTAATTAG
- the LOC122646412 gene encoding 2-C-methyl-D-erythritol 2,4-cyclodiphosphate synthase, chloroplastic-like, with translation MATVSPISACIVPTKSAGNRLSFHFSGSSSLRPCNKHNHRYPSTVLVSSFHRRSILSIKSPLTVSATAAAIEVEEDTISRNPSKTLPFRVGHGFDLHRLEPGYPLIIGGINVPHDRGCEAHSDGDVLLHCVVDAILGALGLPDIGQIFPDNDPKWKGAASSVFIKEAVRLMSEAGYELGNLDATLILQRPKLSPHKEAIRANLSALLGADPSVVNLKAKTHEKVDSLGENRSIAAHTVVLLMKK, from the exons ATGGCGACGGTCTCTCCTATCTCTGCTTGTATAGTTCCGACCAAATCCGCCGGGAATCGGCTAAGTTTTCATTTTTCTGGATCATCGTCTCTTCGTCCTTGCAACAAACACAACCACCGTTACCCTTCCACGGTTCTCGTCTCATCGTTTCATCGACGATCAATTCTTTCAATCAAGAGTCCTTTGACTGTATCTGCAACCGCTGCTGCAATCGAAGTTGAAGAGGATACAATTTCCAGAAATCCATCCAAGACCCTTCCTTTCCGGGTTGGTCATGGATTTGACCTCCATAGACTAGAGCCCGGGTATCCACTGATTATCGGCGGAATCAATGTCCCCCATGATAGAGGCTGTGAAGCTCATTCAGATG gTGATGTGTTGCTTCACTGCGTGGTCGATGCAATTTTGGGTGCCTTGGGGCTTCCGGACATCGGGCAAATCTTCCCAGATAATGACCCTAAATGGAAGGGTGCAGCGTCATCTGTGTTCATAAAAGAAGCC GTGAGACTAATGAGTGAGGCAGGTTATGAGCTGGGAAACTTGGATGCAACCTTGATTCTGCAGAGACCAAAACTGAGCCCACACAAGGAGGCTATCAGGGCCAACTTGTCAGCGCTGCTCGGGGCGGATCCTTCTGTCGTTAATCTCAAAGCAAAAACTCATGAAAAGGTTGACAGCCTTGGAGAAAACCGAAGCATTGCAGCTCATACTGTGGTTCTTCTTATGAAAAAGTGA
- the LOC122659668 gene encoding DET1- and DDB1-associated protein 1-like isoform X1, producing MGSMLGDWPSFDPHNFSQLRPSDPSNPSKLMPATYHPTHNRTVPPPNQAVISTEAKNILLRQLYQRAEEKLRPKRAASENLTPEHKVKQPRGSFPEETSN from the exons ATGGGTTCGATGCTCGGTGACTGGCCTTCATTCGATCCTCACAATTTCAGCCAACTTCGACCATCTGATCCCTCCAATCCTTCT AAGCTAATGCCTGCTACCTATCATCCTACTCATAATCGGACAGTTCCACCACCTAATCAAG CAGTAATCTCAACTGAAGCTAAAAATATTCTTTTGAGACAGTTATATCAACGTGCTGAAGAAAAG tTAAGGCCCAAGAGAGCTGCATCTGAAAATCTGACTCCAGAGCACAAGGTAAAGCAGCCCAGGGGCTCATTTCCAGAAGAAACTTCCAACTGA
- the LOC122659668 gene encoding DET1- and DDB1-associated protein 1-like isoform X2 gives MGSMLGDWPSFDPHNFSQLRPSDPSNPSKLMPATYHPTHNRTVPPPNQVISTEAKNILLRQLYQRAEEKLRPKRAASENLTPEHKVKQPRGSFPEETSN, from the exons ATGGGTTCGATGCTCGGTGACTGGCCTTCATTCGATCCTCACAATTTCAGCCAACTTCGACCATCTGATCCCTCCAATCCTTCT AAGCTAATGCCTGCTACCTATCATCCTACTCATAATCGGACAGTTCCACCACCTAATCAAG TAATCTCAACTGAAGCTAAAAATATTCTTTTGAGACAGTTATATCAACGTGCTGAAGAAAAG tTAAGGCCCAAGAGAGCTGCATCTGAAAATCTGACTCCAGAGCACAAGGTAAAGCAGCCCAGGGGCTCATTTCCAGAAGAAACTTCCAACTGA